A region from the Triticum aestivum cultivar Chinese Spring chromosome 3D, IWGSC CS RefSeq v2.1, whole genome shotgun sequence genome encodes:
- the LOC123074092 gene encoding non-classical arabinogalactan protein 30-like, with the protein MATYLPLAVLVALLAATGASAHGYSQTPSPTPGPAAKCDKVMLKVEGVVYCQSCTHRNSWCLDGATALPGAKVTVTCRDAKNRVMASRTPVADGNGYFLAEFDVAEKADYYKGDPAKACFVRLLASPDRKCDDLTNVNYGIEGAPLRHEGKRWSGKGYENVVYAAGPLSFKPDTCAPRGHY; encoded by the coding sequence ATGGCGACCTACCTCCCCCTCGCCGTCCTCGTGGCCCTCCTCGCCGCCACCGGCGCCAGCGCCCACGGCTACAGCCAGACCCCATCGCCGACGCCTGGACCGGCTGCCAAGTGCGACAAGGTGATGCTGAAGGTGGAGGGCGTGGTGTACTGCCAGAGCTGCACGCACCGGAACTCGTGGTGCCTGGACGGCGCGACGGCGCTGCCGGGGGCAAAGGTGACGGTCACCTGCCGCGACGCCAAGAACCGCGTCATGGCGTCGCGGACGCCCGTCGCCGACGGCAATGGCTACTTCCTCGCCGAGTTCGACGTCGCCGAGAAGGCCGACTACTACAAGGGAGACCCCGCCAAGGCCTGCTTCGTGCGCCTGCTCGCGTCGCCGGACCGCAAGTGCGACGACCTCACCAACGTCAACTACGGCATCGAGGGCGCGCCGCTCCGCCACGAGGGCAAGCGGTGGTCCGGCAAGGGGTACGAGAACGTCGTGTACGCCGCCGGCCCGCTCTCCTTCAAGCCGGACACCTGCGCGCCCAGGGGCCACTACTGA